The following are encoded together in the Pan troglodytes isolate AG18354 chromosome 6, NHGRI_mPanTro3-v2.0_pri, whole genome shotgun sequence genome:
- the BV7-9 gene encoding T cell receptor beta variable 7-9: MGTSLLCWMALCLLGADHADTGVSQDPSHKITKRGQNVTFRCDPISEHNRLYWYRQTLGQCPEFLTYFQNEAQLEKSRLLSDRFSAERPKGSFSTLEIQHTEQGDSAIYLCASSLATAWHSRLLPAHKPSGTYFSFQLSEALNKGAALLFPQQGE, from the exons ATGGGCACCAGCCTCCTCTGCTGGATGGCCCTGTGTCTCCTGGGGGCAG ATCACGCAGATACTGGAGTCTCCCAGGACCCCAGTCACAAGATCACAAAGAGGGGACAGAATGTAACTTTCAGGTGTGATCCAATTTCTGAACACAACCGCCTTTATTGGTACCGACAGACCCTGGGGCAGTGCCCAGAGTTTCTCACTTACTTCCAGAATGAAGCTCAACTAGAAAAATCAAGGCTGCTCAGTGATCGGTTCTCTGCAGAGAGGCCTAAGGGATCTTTCTCCACCTTGGAGATCCAGCACACAGAGCAGGGGGACTCGGCCATCTATCTCTGTGCCAGCAGCTTAGCCACAGCATGGCACAGTCGCCTCCTTCCTGCTCACAAACCCTCAGGCACTTACTTCTCCTTCCAGCTCTCAGAAGCCCTGAACAAAGGAGCTGCCCTGCTCTTTCCTCAGCAAGGAGAATGA